In a genomic window of Streptomyces katrae:
- a CDS encoding NAD(P)/FAD-dependent oxidoreductase, with translation MTINGGISFWYATTGPHEPPRAPLTTDATADVAIVGGGYTGLWTAYYLKRAAPDLRVTVLEQKFCGYGASGRNGGWLYNGIAGRDRYAALHGHHVAQRLQQAMNDTVTEVIDIAAKEGIDADIHRGGVLEVARTPAQLTRLKAFHTAELSFGETDRELYDATDTRSRIGIADAVGSSWTPHGARIHPLKLLRGLAAACERLGVVIHESTPVTELAPRRAVTPYGTVRARHVLRCTEGFTASLKGHKRTWLPMNSSMIVTAPLPPSVWAQLHWTDAPLLGDMAHAYMYAQRTADDRIAIGGRGVPYRFGSRTDHDGRTQPATIDALRELLFTFFPILTGTEITHAWSGVLGVPRDWCATVTLDAGTGLGWAGGYVGSGVATANLAARTLRDLVLGESTPLTTLPWVHHRVRRWEPEPLRWLGVHALYAAYREADRHESKTHTPTTTPLARLANHISGRS, from the coding sequence ATGACGATCAACGGCGGCATCTCCTTCTGGTACGCGACCACCGGACCCCACGAGCCACCCCGCGCCCCCCTCACCACCGACGCCACCGCCGACGTCGCCATCGTCGGAGGCGGCTACACCGGCCTGTGGACCGCCTACTACCTCAAGCGCGCCGCCCCCGACCTGCGCGTCACCGTCCTCGAACAGAAGTTCTGCGGCTACGGCGCCTCCGGCCGCAACGGCGGCTGGCTCTACAACGGCATCGCCGGCCGCGACCGCTACGCCGCACTCCACGGCCACCACGTCGCCCAACGCCTCCAGCAGGCCATGAACGACACCGTCACCGAAGTCATCGACATCGCGGCCAAGGAAGGCATCGACGCCGACATCCACCGCGGCGGGGTCCTCGAAGTCGCCCGCACCCCCGCCCAGCTCACCCGCCTCAAGGCCTTCCACACCGCCGAACTCTCCTTCGGCGAAACCGACCGCGAGCTCTACGACGCCACCGACACCCGCAGCCGCATCGGCATCGCCGACGCCGTCGGCTCCAGCTGGACCCCGCACGGCGCCCGCATCCACCCCCTCAAACTCCTCCGCGGCCTCGCCGCCGCCTGCGAACGCCTCGGGGTCGTCATCCACGAGTCCACCCCCGTCACCGAACTCGCCCCCCGCCGCGCCGTCACCCCCTACGGCACCGTCCGCGCCCGCCACGTCCTGCGCTGCACCGAAGGCTTCACCGCCTCCCTCAAGGGCCACAAGCGCACCTGGCTCCCGATGAACTCCTCGATGATCGTCACGGCCCCCCTCCCGCCCTCGGTCTGGGCCCAGCTCCACTGGACGGACGCCCCGCTCCTCGGCGACATGGCCCACGCCTACATGTACGCCCAGCGCACCGCCGACGACCGCATCGCGATCGGCGGCCGCGGGGTCCCCTACCGCTTCGGCTCCCGCACGGACCACGACGGCCGCACCCAGCCGGCCACCATCGACGCCCTGCGCGAGCTCCTCTTCACCTTCTTCCCGATCCTCACCGGCACGGAGATCACCCACGCCTGGTCGGGCGTCCTCGGCGTCCCCCGCGACTGGTGCGCCACGGTCACCCTGGACGCCGGCACGGGCCTGGGCTGGGCCGGCGGCTACGTCGGCTCGGGCGTGGCCACCGCCAACCTCGCCGCCCGCACCCTGCGCGACCTGGTCCTGGGCGAGTCCACCCCCCTGACCACCCTCCCCTGGGTCCACCACCGCGTCCGCCGCTGGGAACCGGAACCCCTCCGCTGGCTGGGCGTCCACGCCCTGTACGCGGCCTACCGCGAGGCGGACCGCCACGAATCGAAGACCCACACCCCCACGACAACCCCCCTGGCCCGCCTGGCCAACCACATCTCGGGCCGCTCGTGA
- a CDS encoding zinc-binding dehydrogenase: MKAIRLHAFGPADHLTYETTPRPVPAPGQVRIKVAAAGVHLLDTSLRQGIQGPPAPLPELPTIPGREVAGTVDALGPGTDPDWLGRTVVAHLGFNPGGYAEHAVADTTRLHPVPDGLDPAEAVAMIGTGRTTLGILQFAGLGPHSTALVTAAAGGIGTLLVQYAKNAGATVIALAGGPAKTARATANGADLALDYTTPDWAHTLRTHHPHGATVLFDSVGGTTARTALTLLAPGARHLVYGWSSGTPLTLTPAEQADLDARHITTHHVLGPAMLQAVGAPDPLRVLETRALTEAATGRLRPALQRYPLAEAARAHHDLETRATTGKVVLEP; this comes from the coding sequence ATGAAGGCCATCCGCCTCCACGCCTTCGGCCCCGCCGACCACCTCACCTACGAGACGACACCCCGCCCCGTCCCCGCCCCCGGCCAGGTCCGCATCAAGGTCGCCGCCGCCGGCGTCCACCTCCTCGACACCTCCCTCCGCCAGGGCATCCAGGGCCCGCCCGCACCCCTGCCCGAACTCCCCACCATCCCCGGCCGCGAAGTCGCCGGAACCGTCGACGCCCTCGGCCCCGGCACCGACCCCGACTGGCTCGGCCGCACCGTCGTGGCCCACCTCGGCTTCAACCCCGGCGGCTACGCCGAACACGCCGTCGCTGACACCACCCGGCTCCACCCCGTACCCGACGGCCTCGACCCCGCCGAAGCCGTCGCCATGATCGGCACCGGCCGCACCACCCTCGGCATCCTCCAGTTCGCCGGCCTCGGCCCCCACTCCACCGCCCTCGTCACCGCCGCAGCCGGAGGCATCGGCACTCTCCTCGTCCAGTACGCCAAGAACGCCGGCGCCACCGTCATCGCCCTCGCCGGCGGCCCCGCCAAAACCGCCCGCGCCACCGCCAACGGCGCCGACCTCGCCCTCGACTACACCACCCCCGACTGGGCCCACACCCTGCGCACCCACCACCCCCACGGCGCCACCGTCCTCTTCGACTCCGTCGGCGGCACCACCGCCCGCACCGCCCTCACCCTCCTCGCCCCCGGCGCCCGCCACCTCGTCTACGGCTGGTCCAGCGGCACCCCCCTCACCCTCACCCCCGCCGAACAGGCCGACCTCGACGCCCGCCACATCACCACCCACCACGTCCTCGGCCCCGCCATGCTCCAGGCCGTCGGCGCCCCCGACCCCCTCCGCGTCCTCGAAACCCGCGCCCTCACCGAAGCCGCCACCGGCCGCCTGCGCCCCGCCCTCCAGCGCTACCCCCTCGCCGAAGCCGCCCGCGCCCACCACGACCTCGAAACCCGCGCCACCACCGGCAAGGTCGTCCTCGAACCCTGA